A portion of the Fulvia fulva chromosome 1, complete sequence genome contains these proteins:
- a CDS encoding DYRK-family kinase pom1 produces the protein MDIASRFQPGRQRAPAYLDRNGNAAEDSGTESESFIRRKFQRTNAEATNPNDNTFRKPSIPASASRPQQAEQRTSFSHNRRRSTALRENVRVPSGPREFPSPHKRVASGSIHSITPSMSEATNTSRTFLPQSATEPNFSKIADAPRFSFANRSSTDVNDPPLTPAGQASNDLDFIPTVNFDDLQNSIANYDGDGPLLSDFPEVGGRPSTKPKSGNMLRDASLNASRPPVPKLEPRAEHGMSRSQSIRRRLSAVTGGKPNNTPNITSDSRDGNASQASNLSLRPRRQSTAPQGPPPAEPAPPPLGVSSRQPRKSLGPGVIASMMEGRKASQPLPSSGTDPALKSALARSGSLTKAQRRTTMQPSASGGAELPRVATFSATTQSRANKVKSLGPPAREPQEPNTPNGKTTTRSGQNRAHTPSSSGNNKRQSTMSGRASGLGARTISPTDARRLKRLSMMQAPPLPSNPSTTSIPKMPTQAQEEQSVKVEVPRVAQPSPSFIPQPRRSSNATPSSARDSPGPENRNSQQYGGVQLSARSSFSSLVNSGSTSRLPTSRPRSVHSSTAQYGEVEEVVPPVPAIPKAFESPRDADHAPFFSGVGKSLQNGSDPVAADTEAEKTSSHRLSKLSCEKPSEPKARASLERPRPHYRMNTIDNIERSITLTAAKPQRSQNNNLQPLRLPPLNLMPINHRDANRSNSFPRPSQEVEVREHPSIAQTPEPRRIAKTPSTPMTASKATFSGRQYEDFAKQKNMRSSSSHYALRDLMQLDDDTTKFLDDSDAEFMGVPIPSTKQRSAITPFSSGSLPKASGEFTRQRSRPSGEYTGEYSMTNFEEFQQQSMKPQGPRPSRSGTINTIASYKTAETSSNHSPVEPAGQPEGKKESSGLRRKLSLGWRRSSSKSNIQTDNKSSPRGDGSFTSDHDKATLQKLASQMLPPKLPASATWTGDIPSIPPPSARPSFDSIRRKSTAPSITTLSTTNGGTDQNHTMPAIKTRSMHSEQPQPVNGSNRATSWSTTNPARPPTKAPPNLVKSRQATATPIISAIIKDKDDLAADDEMKRLSQKRKDVDTAAKDSEELKRRAIARSPKSPENVLHDRTAALNIFERGEIMDYENQGVYFTGTKNARKIIGSLTPSPQPGDKDPKAGNYGYDDERGDYNIVLGDHLAYRYEVVDVLGKGSFGQVVRCVDHKDGGIVAVKIIRNKKRFHQQALVEVGILGRLREWDPDQTHATLSITSSFYFRSHLCIVTPCLSINLYELIRAHNFVGFTLPLIRRFARQLLSCLVLLQNKHIIHCDLKPENILLCEARKADVRVIDFGSSCKESEKVYTYIQSRFYRSPEVILGSSYGLGIDMWSLGCILAELWTGYPLFPGENEQEQLACIMEIFGPPDRHLVERCTRKKLFFDSVGKPRVTVSSKGRRRRPSSKSLSQALKSEDEAFLDFIARCLRWDPDRRLKPHDAVNHPFITNQPFSQRTGGIPDEARRAARLRSTAAAPATNGGIPSPVKRTHITTNGTTSSGNAFAQQQAQAQQTPARERSRPLPETPQTAVRNGGPVLQPGSTTQGSPSKRVPVNRRESGVPVTNVAPVAGAKRANNGQVSIGSASGMSFSQRQTSASSSNTTNTTGSLAQMAAREANNAAARWRI, from the exons ATGGACATCGCCTCCCGCTTCCAGCCAGGCCGACAACGTGCTCCGGCTTACTTGGATCGTAATGGCAACGCGGCTGAAGATTCAGGCACAGAAT CCGAGTCCTTCATCCGCCGCAAGTTTCAGCGCACCAATGCTGAGGCCACCAACCCGAACGACAACACATTCCGCAAGCCGTCAATACCGGCTTCTGCTTCGAGACCGCAGCAGGCAGAACAACGCACTAGTTTCAGTCACAATCGAAGACGGAGCACGGCACTGCGGGAGAATGTGAGGGTGCCTAGTGGACCGAGGGAGTTTCCTAGTCCTCACAAGCG AGTGGCGAGTGGAAGCATACACTCCATCACACCTTCCATGTCCGAAGCCACGAACACATCCCGTACTTTCCTCCCACAGAGCGCTACCGAACCGAACTTCAGCAAGATCGCAGACGCACCTCGCTTCAGCTTCGCGAATCGTTCCTCCACCGACGTCAACGACCCTCCCTTGACGCCTGCCGGCCAGGCAAGCAACGACCTGGACTTCATCCCTACTGTCAACTTTGACGACCTACAGAACTCTATTGCTAATTATGACGGGGATGGTCCGCTGCTGAGCGACTTTCCTGAGGTTGGTGGGAGGCCTTCGACGAAGCCAAAGTCTGGCAATATGCTACGGGATGCGAGTCTGAATGCTAGCAGGCCGCCTGTGCCTAAGCTGGAGCCAAGAGCAGAGCACGGTATGAGCAGGAGTCAGAGTATACGGCGGCGACTGAGTGCAGTGACTGGTGGGAAGCCGAACAACACACCGAACATCACGAGTGACTCTCGTGATGGGAACGCCTCGCAAGCTAGCAACCTGTCTTTACGCCCCAGACGCCAGAGTACAGCTCCACAGGGCCCCCCACCTGCTGAACCTGCTCCGCCCCCGCTTGGAGTAAGCTCGCGGCAGCCTCGAAAATCGCTTGGTCCCGGTGTTATCGCATCGATGATGGAAGGAAGAAAGGCGAGCCAACCATTACCGAGCAGCGGCACAGATCCAGCTCTGAAGTCTGCCCTTGCACGATCTGGAAGCTTGACCAAGGCACAACGACGGACGACGATGCAACCTTCCGCTTCTGGCGGTGCTGAACTGCCACGTGTGGCGACATTCTCGGCGACCACGCAATCTCGCGCGAACAAAGTGAAGAGCTTGGGACCTCCAGCACGTGAGCCTCAAGAGCCTAACACTCCTAACGGCAAAACGACAACGCGAAGTGGGCAGAACAGAGCACACACTCCGTCTTCATCGGGCAACAACAAGCGCCAGTCGACCATGTCTGGACGAGCTTCCGGACTTGGTGCACGAACGATAAGCCCAACTGACGCTCGTCGTCTGAAGAGGCTATCAATGATGCAGGCGCCACCGTTGCCCAGCAACCCATCGACTACCAGCATACCCAAAATGCCGACGCAAGCACAGGAAGAGCAGTCGGTCAAGGTTGAGGTTCCACGCGTTGCGCAGCCCAGCCCGAGCTTCATACCACAACCGCGAAGATCGAGCAACGCTACTCCTAGCTCCGCGCGTGACTCTCCTGGTCCGGAGAACAGAAACAGTCAGCAGTACGGTGGTGTTCAGCTGAGTGCAAGATCCAGCTTTTCGTCGCTCGTGAACTCGGGGTCAACATCTCGCCTGCCAACATCAAGGCCAAGGAGTGTGCACTCCAGCACAGCTCAGTATGGTGAGGTCGAAGAGGTGGTGCCGCCTGTACCTGCTATACCGAAAGCATTCGAGAGCCCAAGGGATGCAGACCATGCACCCTTCTTCTCTGGGGTAGGCAAATCTCTGCAGAATGGAAGCGATCCGGTGGCAGCAGATACTGAGGCGGAAAAGACATCGAGCCACAGACTGTCCAAGTTGAGCTGCGAAAAGCCATCGGAACCGAAGGCAAGGGCTTCCTTAGAGCGCCCACGGCCGCACTATCGCATGAACACAATCGACAACATCGAGCGGAGCATCACTTTGACTGCGGCGAAGCCGCAGCGGTCACAGAATAACAATCTCCAACCGCTACGTCTGCCCCCACTGAACTTGATGCCTATCAACCACCGAGATGCCAACCGAAGCAATTCCTTCCCGCGACCTAGTCAAGAAGTCGAGGTGCGAGAGCACCCGTCTATTGCGCAAACGCCAGAACCGAGGCGTATTGCAAAGACACCTTCGACTCCAATGACCGCGAGCAAAGCCACTTTCTCAGGCCGTCAATATGAGGACTTTGCGAAGCAAAAGAACATGCGAAGCTCATCATCACACTATGCTCTGCGTGACCTAATGCAGTTGGATGATGATACGACCAAGTTCCTCGACGATTCTGATGCCGAATTCATGGGCGTTCCGATCCCAAGCACCAAGCAGCGAAGTGCGATCACACCATTCTCGTCTGGATCGCTGCCAAAAGCGTCGGGTGAATTTACGCGACAGCGGAGTCGGCCGAGCGGTGAATACACTGGTGAATACTCGATGACCAACTTTGAGGAATTCCAACAACAAAGCATGAAGCCGCAAGGACCGAGACCCAGCAGGAGTGGGACGATCAATACTATTGCTTCCTACAAGACTGCGGAGACCTCGTCTAATCATAGCCCAGTGGAACCAGCCGGACAGCCAGAGGGGAAGAAAGAAAGCAGTGGTCTGCGGAGGAAGCTTTCGCTTGGCTGGCGCCGAAGCAGCAGCAAGTCTAACATCCAGACCGACAACAAGTCTAGCCCGCGAGGCGACGGATCTTTCACGTCGGACCACGATAAGGCTACTCTGCAGAAGCTTGCAAGCCAAATGCTACCGCCCAAGCTCCCAGCAAGTGCCACGTGGACTGGCGACATACCAAGTATACCTCCTCCAAGCGCCAGGCCAAGCTTTGATTCAATACGGCGAAAGTCTACTGCGCCCTCAATCACCACCTTGTCTACAACCAATGGCGGTACCGATCAGAACCACACCATGCCGGCCATAAAGACGAGGAGCATGCATTCGGAGCAGCCACAACCAGTGAACGGATCGAACCGTGCGACTAGTTGGAGCACGACAAATCCCGCGCGGCCACCGACCAAAGCGCCTCCCAATCTGGTCAAGTCACGCCAAGCGACAGCAACTCCCATCATATCAGCCATCATCAAGGACAAGGACGATCTGGCTGCCGATGATGAGATGAAACGCCTTTCACAGAAAAGGAAAGATGTGGACACTGCGGCCAAGGACAGCGAGGAGCTCAAGCGAAGAGCTATTGCACGGTCTCCAAAGAGTCCCGAGAATGTGCTACACGATCGTACAGCAGCATTGAACATCTTCGAGCGTGGCGAGATCATGGACTACGAGAACCAAGGGGTCTATTTCACAGGCACCAAGAATGCGCGCAAGATCATTGGAAGCCTGACACCATCACCACAACCTGGGGACAAGGATCCAAAGGCCGGCAATTATGGCTACGACGATGAGCGTGGTGACTATAACATCGTGCTCGGCGACCATCTAGCATACCGCTACGAAGTCGTCGACGTGCTCGGAAAAGGCAGTTTTGGTCAAGTTGTGCGATGTGTCGACCACAAAGATGGCGGCATTGTTGCTGTCAAGATCATACGAAACAAGAAACGATTCCATCAACAGGCATTGGTCGAGGTCGGCATCTTGGGCAGGCTTAGGGAATGG GATCCTGATCAGACGCACGCCACGCTTTCGATCACCTCATCTTTCTACTTCCGCTCGCACCTGTGCATTGTCACGCCTTGCCTGAGCATCAACCTCTACGAGCTGATCCGGGCCCATAACTTTGTTGGCTTCACGCTACCGCTCATCCGCCGCTTTGCACGACAACTCCTGTCATGTCTGGTTCTCCTACAAAACAAGCACATCATCCACTGTGATCTGAAGCCGGAGAACATCTTGCTCTGTGAAGCTCGCAAAGCAGACGTCCGGGTCATTGATTTTGGCAGCAGCTGCAAGGAGTCTGAAAAGGTGTATACGTACATCCAGTCACGTTTCTACCGTAGTCCGGAGGTTATCCTTGGCAGCAGCTATGGCCTGGGCATCGACATGTGGTCCCTGGGCTGCATCCTTGCGGAGCTCTGGACTGGCTACCCGCTGTTTCCTGGTGAGAACGAACAAGAACAGCTCGCCTGTATAATGGAGATATTCGGCCCACCCGACCGTCATCTGGTGGAAAGATGCACGAGGAAGAAGCTGTTCTTTGATTCGGTCGGCAAGCCGAGAGTGACAGTTAGCAGCAAGGGCAGGAGGCGCCGACCGAGCTCAAAGTCACTGTCACAAGCTCTGAAGTCCGAAGACGAGGCATTCTTGGACTTCATCGCACGCTGTTTGCGCTGGGATCCAGACCGCAGGCTGAAGCCTCACGATGCAGTCAACCATCCCTTCATCACCAACCAGCCTTTCAGTCAACGTACCGGTGGAATACCAGATGAAGCACGTCGTGCAGCGAGGCTGAGAAGCACTGCTGCCGCACCTGCGACGAATGGAGGAATACCGAGCCCGGTCAAGCGGACTCATATTACGACAAATGGTACTACGAGCTCTGGGAATGCGTTTGCACAACAACAGGCGCAAGCGCAGCAGACACCTGCCAGAGAGAGGTCACGACCACTCCCGGAAACGCCACAGACTGCTGTGCGGAATGGCGGTCCAGTGCTCCAGCCCGGATCTACCACTCAAGGATCGCCTTCCAAGCGGGTGCCTGTGAATCGTCGCGAGAGCGGCGTGCCTGTCACCAATGTTGCACCCGTCGCTGGAGCCAAACGTGCCAACAACGGACAAGTTTCGATAGGCAGCGCCTCGGGCATGTCGTTTTCGCAGCGACAGACGAGCGCGAGCTCCTCTAATACCACTAACACCACTGGAAGCCTGGCACAGATGGCTGCACGGGAAGCGAACAATGCCGCCGCCAGATGGAGGATATGA